TGAAGAAAACTTTATAAATATTTTTGCTTATTTTAATTCAAAAATCAGGTATTTAGCCTATAAACTGAGATATCCTGAAGCAGAAACAGATTTAATTATTTACTTATATGAACTTTTAAAATCATTAAATCCAAATAAGTTTGAAAAAGAACAGGATATAGTAGCCTATATTAATAGGTGCCTCAAAAATAGATCTATATTATTGTATTATAAGGACTTTAAAGATAAAGAATTAATGAGCTTTACATCGGAAACAGAAATATTAGATGTAATTGACATTAATGATAGAAGTGATGAATACTCAGATATTAGATTTAATGATTTGATTTCAGTATTGAAGCCTAAACAAAGAGAGATAACATTTTATAAATTTTACATGCAATTTTCAGATGTAGAGATTGCTAAAATGCTGAAAATATCAAGACAAGCTGTAAATAAAACTCAAAGATTAGCTTTAAGAAATCTAAAAACGCAATTATCAATTTAGATAAGGAGGAAACTGCTTTGGATGAGTTAATAAAAAATGCTGCTACTCAAGGAATATGGGCTGTGCTTAGTTGTGTGCTGATAGTATACATATTAAAAGCACAGGAAACTAGAGATTCAAAACAGGAAGAAAGAGAAGAGAATTATCAGGA
This genomic stretch from Clostridium beijerinckii harbors:
- a CDS encoding sigma-70 family RNA polymerase sigma factor, producing the protein MDTNLLEEITIFQDNEENFINIFAYFNSKIRYLAYKLRYPEAETDLIIYLYELLKSLNPNKFEKEQDIVAYINRCLKNRSILLYYKDFKDKELMSFTSETEILDVIDINDRSDEYSDIRFNDLISVLKPKQREITFYKFYMQFSDVEIAKMLKISRQAVNKTQRLALRNLKTQLSI
- a CDS encoding BhlA/UviB family holin-like peptide, giving the protein MDELIKNAATQGIWAVLSCVLIVYILKAQETRDSKQEEREENYQEIIRELTDKLNLLDSINLTINEIKNKIN